The Pan troglodytes isolate AG18354 chromosome 1, NHGRI_mPanTro3-v2.0_pri, whole genome shotgun sequence genome includes a region encoding these proteins:
- the PDIK1L gene encoding serine/threonine-protein kinase PDIK1L isoform X2 yields the protein MRGRSGSVYPELVETSLKGEIAFDPRSAYYLWFVMDFCDGGDMNEYLLSRKPNRKTNTSFMLQLSSALAFLHKNQIIHRDLKPDNILISQTRLDTSDLEPTLKVADFGLSKVCSASGQNPEEPVSVNKCFLSTACGTDFYMAPEVWEGHYTAKADIFALGIIIWAMLERITFIDTETKKELLGSYVKQGTEIVPVGEALLENPKMELLIPVKKKSMNGRMKQLIKEMLAANPQDRPDAFELELRLVQIAFKDSSWET from the coding sequence CTTGTAGAAACTTCATTAAAAGGAGAAATTGCCTTTGATCCCAGAAGCGCCTATTATTTGTGGTTTGTGATGGATTTTTGTGACGGAGGAGATATGAATGAGTATCTGTTGTCCAGGAAACCCAATCGTAAAACTAACACCAGCTTCATGCTTCAGCTGAGCAGTGCCCTGGCTTTCTTGCATAAAAACCAGATCATCCACCGAGATCTTAAGCCTGATAACATCCTGATTTCTCAAACCAGGTTGGATACCAGTGACTTGGAACCTACCCTCAAAGTGGCTGATTTTGGTCTAAGTAAAGTTTGTTCAGCCTCTGGGCAGAACCCAGAAGAACCTGTCAGTGTAAACAAGTGTTTCCTTTCCACAGCATGTGGAACAGATTTTTACATGGCTCCTGAAGTTTGGGAAGGACATTACACAGCAAAAGCTGACATCTTTGCTCTGGGGATTATCATCTGGGCAATGCTGGAAAGGATCACATTcatagacacagagacaaagaaggaacTCTTGGGGAGTTATGTAAAACAAGGAACTGAGATTGTGCCTGTTGGGGAGGCACTTCTGGAAAATCCCAAAATGGAACTTCTCATTCCTGTGAAGAAAAAATCTATGAATGGGCGAATGAAACAACTGATTAAGGAAATGCTGGCTGCAAACCCTCAGGATCGTCCAGATGCTTTTGAACTAGAACTCAGATTAGTACAAATTGCATTTAAAGATAGCAGCTGGGAAACGTGA